The proteins below come from a single Periophthalmus magnuspinnatus isolate fPerMag1 chromosome 7, fPerMag1.2.pri, whole genome shotgun sequence genomic window:
- the slc6a6a gene encoding solute carrier family 6 member 6a yields MKELMAQKEKLQCLKDFHKDTLKPSPGKSPGTRPEDEAEGKVPQREKWSSKLDFVLSVAGGFVGLGNVWRFPYLCYKNGGGAFLIPYFIFLFGGGLPVFFLEVALGQYTSEGGITCWAKICPIFTGIGYASIVIVSLLNIYYIVILAWGLYYLLQCFQPELPWAKCKQPWNTENCVEDTIRKNKTFWLATNMTNFTSPVTEFWERNVLSISSGIEDVGTLKWDLALCLLAVWVICFFCIWKGVKSTGKVVYFTATFPFVMLIVLLVRGVTLPGASEGIKFYLYPDLSRLQDPEVWIDAGTQIFFSYAICLGAMTSLGSYNKYKYNCYRDCLLLGGLNSGTSFVSGFAIFSVLGFMAQEQGVDIADVAESGPGLAFIAYPKAVTMMPMPTLWAILFFIMLLLLGLDSQFVEVEGQITSIVDLYPSFLRKGYRREIFIAVLCFISYLLGLAMVTKGGMYVFQLFDYYAASGVCLLWVAFFECIAVAWVYGADNFYDGVEDMIGYRPNPWMKWSWTIITPVLCMGCFIFSLVKYKPLTYNKVYEYPDWAIGLGWFLALTSMICIPLVMVIKILQSNGPLIERIKAVAAPAKSGVSSRPKEYNVKGGELTQPLNANGNNDLMKPTQTVVETMM; encoded by the exons GAGGATGAGGCAGAAGGCAAGGTCCCTCAGAGGGAGAAGTGGTCCAGCAAACTCGACTTTGTCCTGTCTGTGGCTGGGGGCTTCGTTGGATTAGGAAACGTCTGGAGATTTCCCTATCTGTGTTACAAAAACGGAGGAG GTGCTTTTCTGATTCCATACTTCATCTTCCTGTTCGGAGGAGGGCTGCCTGTGTtctttctggaggtggctctGGGACAGTACACCTCTGAGGGGGGCATCACCTGCTGGGCAAAGATCTGCCCCATTTTCACTG GTATAGGCTATGCATCCATTGTGATCGTCTCCCTTCTGAACATCTACTACATAGTTATCTTGGCCTGGGGCTTGTACTACCTGCTGCAGTGCTTTCAGCCTGAGCTGCCTTGGGCCAAGTGCAAACAGCCCTGGAACACCGAAAACTGTGTCGAGGACACTATCCGCAAGAACAAGACCTTTTGGCTGGCCACCAACATGACTAATTTTACCTCCCCTGTCACCGAGTTCTGGGA gcGAAATGTGTTGAGCATTTCCAGTGGGATTGAGGATGTTGGGACTCTGAAGTGGGACTTGGCCCTGTGTCTCTTAGCTGTGTGGGTTATCTGCTTCTTTTGCATCTGGAAAGGAGTCAAGTCCACTGGGAAA GTTGTTTACTTCACTGCAACATTCCCATTTGTGATGCTGATTGTACTCCTTGTGCGTGGGGTCACTTTGCCCGGCGCTTCTGAGGGAATCAAATTTTACCTTTATCCTGATCTGAGCCGGCTGCAGGACCCAGAG GTGTGGATAGACGCAGGGACGCAGATCTTCTTCTCGTACGCCATTTGTTTGGGAGCCATGACATCACTGGGAAGCTAcaacaagtacaaatacaactgCTACAG GGACTGTTTGCTGCTGGGAGGCCTCAACAGCGGTACCAGCTTTGTGTCTGGCTTCGCAATATTTTCCGTCCTGGGATTCATGGCACAAGAACAAGGGGTGGACATTGCCGATGTGGCAGAGTCAG gtcctggtttggcTTTTATTGCGTACCCCAAAGCTGTGACCATGATGCCTATGCCAACGCTGTGGGCCATTCTGTTCTTTATCATGCTGCTGCTCCTGGGCCTCGACAGCCAG TTTGTTGAAGTGGAAGGACAGATCACCTCGATAGTGGACTTGTATCCGTCCTTCCTAAGGAAGGGTTACAGAAGAGAAATCTTCATagctgtgttgtgtttcataaGCTATCTTTTGGGGCTTGCAATGGTTACAAAG GGTGGCATGTACGTGTTTCAACTCTTCGACTACTATGCAGCCAGTGGTGTGTGCCTTTTGTGGGTCGCATTCTTTGAATGTATTGCTGTAGCCTGGGTTTATG GAGCAGACAATTTCTACGATGGTGTAGAGGATATGATTGGCTACAGACCAAACCCGTGGATGAAGTGGAGTTGGACCATTATCACTCCTGTCCTCTGCATG GGCTGCTTTATCTTCTCACTGGTCAAGTACAAGCCCCTCACCTATAATAAGGTCTACGAGTATCCCGATTGGGCCATTGGTTTGGGGTGGTTTTTGGCCCTCACCTCCATGATCTGCATCCCCCTCGTTATGGTCATCAAGATACTGCAGTCCAATGGGCCGCTGATTGAG aggatCAAAGCTGTTGCAGCCCCAGCCAAGTCTGGTGTGAGCTCGCGACCCAAAGAGTATAATGTGAAGGGTGGCGAGCTGACGCAGCCCCTGAACGCCAACGGGAACAATGACCTGATGAAGCCCACCCAAACTGTTGTAGAAACAATGATGTGA